Proteins encoded together in one Colius striatus isolate bColStr4 chromosome 3, bColStr4.1.hap1, whole genome shotgun sequence window:
- the TIFA gene encoding TRAF-interacting protein with FHA domain-containing protein A: MTSFEEAETEETVTCLHMTFYHPCQEEKMMFRCLNFCKREQVRADEMAKFGRDSNVCHYNLMDTRVSRIQFSLQFYRKLNSSEFCFEIKNMSKKTKLIVDQTELGYLNKLDLPWKCIICFGDYQILAEVQEGESVDYFETHLHLANVPILQERHLPSLQPIPEVGISSSSFPSQGKSPIEIDENELC, translated from the coding sequence ATGACTTCTTTTGAAGAAGctgaaactgaagaaacagtAACTTGTCTCCACATGACCTTTTACCATCCTTGCCAAGAAGAAAAGATGATGTTTCGTTGCTTGAATTTCTGCAAGCGAGAACAGGTCAGGGCAGATGAAATGGCCAAGTTTGGCCGCGATTCTAATGTCTGCCATTATAACTTAATGGATACTCGTGTGTCTCGGATACAGTTTTCATTGCAGTTTTACAGAAAACTGAACAGCTCAGAATTTTGTTTTGAGATAAAGAACATGAGCAAGAAGACAAAACTGATAGTGGACCAAACAGAACTGGGTTACTTAAACAAACTCGACCTGCCATGGAAGTGCATCATTTGTTTTGGGGACTACCAGATTTTAGCAGAGGTTCAAGAAGGGGAGTCTGTGGATTATTTTGAGACTCACTTACACTTGGCTAATGTGCCAATCTTACAGGAAAGACACCTGCCATCACTGCAGCCTATACCAGAGGTTGGCATTTCTTCGTCCTCATTTCCTTCCCAAGGCAAAAGCCCCATAGAGATTGATGAAAATGAGTTGTGCTAG